A stretch of the Meles meles chromosome 19, mMelMel3.1 paternal haplotype, whole genome shotgun sequence genome encodes the following:
- the LOC123930566 gene encoding vomeronasal type-1 receptor 4-like: MLNDRISSRDLIMGIIFLSLMIVGIVGNFFLLYHYLFLFHTKCRVRCTHLILKHLVISNSLVILSKGVPQTMKNFGLKHFSSKFGCKLLLYVQRVSRGVSISSICLLSVFQAIMISPMNSCWQDLKVKAPKYVGLSISLCWIMYIFINLIFHVYVLYVSDKWSIKNITNKGDLWYCFTIDHETITAPMYALLIILSEVSFSGLMIWACGSMVFILHRHRQRVQHIHRHRQRVQHIHRPNNVSPRSSAESRATQSILVLVTTFMSSYFLSSIFHACIAFIYNPRWWLVNTAVVISVCFPTVSPFLLMSQDSAIPRLSFSWIRNIKSFNCTRKK; the protein is encoded by the coding sequence ATGTTGAATGACAGAATATCTTCCAGGGATTTGATAATGGGAATAATCTTCTTGTCACTGATGATAGTTGGAATTGTgggtaatttctttcttctttaccaTTACCTGTTCCTTTTCCACACCAAATGCAGGGTGAGGTGTACCCATTTGATTCTCAAGCACCTGGTCATATCCAACTCCTTGGTCATTCTCTCTAAGGGAGTCCCCCAGACAATGAAGAATTTTGGGTTGAAACATTTTTCCAGCAAATTTGGGTGCAAACTTCTTTTATATGTTCAGAGAGTGAGCAGGGGCGTGTCTATTAGTAGCATCTGCCTCCTGAGTGTGTTCCAGGCCATCATGATCAGCCCCATGAACTCCTGTTGGCAGGACCTTAAAGTCAAAGCCCCAAAGTATGTtggcctctccatctccctctgctggatcatgtacatatttataaatttaatttttcatgtgtatgtgttGTATGTGTCTGATAAATGGAGCATAAAAAACATCACAAACAAAGGCGATTTATGGTACTGTTTTACTATAGATCATGAGACAATCACAGCCCCAATGTATGCACTGTTGATAATACTCTCTGAAGTTTCATTTTCTGGGCTCATGATCTGGGCCTGTGGCTCCATGGTTTTCATCCTGCACAGGCACAGGCAGCGGGTTCAACACATTCACAGGCACAGGCAGCGGGTTCAACACATTCATAGGCCTAATAATGTCTCCCCCAGATCCTCTGCTGAGTCCAGAGCCACCCAGAGCATCCTTGTCCTGGTGACCACCTTTATGTCTTCTTACTTCCTCTCCTCCATCTTTCATGCTTGTATTGCTTTTATTTATAATCCCAGATGGTGGCTGGTGAATACCGCTGTGgtgatttctgtgtgttttccAACTGTCAGCCCCTTTCTGCTCATGAGTCAAGACTCTGCTATACCCAGGCTCAGCTTTTCCTGGATAAGGAACATAAAATCCTTTAATtgtaccagaaaaaaataa